The genomic region GGTTATTTGAGGTTATATCAGGTTACTTTCAAAAGAGATTGAGAGCGCTAACTTATTGATTCTCTTTGTTTTTGATTTTCACTACTTACGCTTGATTTTGCAAAATACCGGCGTGGGGTTTGGTGATGACGTCGCGCTTTAAGTAATTTCAGCACCTTAGACCCACCTTACCACCGAAAACCATTCCGGTGGTATAACTCATTTTTCTAACGCTCAAAGAGCTTCACAATGCGGCCCATGGCCTCTTTCTCGGGGAGAAGTTTCAACCCCTCAGTGGCCCCTTGGACCTCAATCCCTGAAAGCCGAATGTACCTCTGCATGGTCTTTAAATCCTTCCAGCCGCAAATCTTCATCACGACCGCCGGAGCGACCTTATCCCTAATTAATTGGGTGGCAAAGCACGCTCTCAGCGTGTGAAACCTTACCGAGGGGATTCCAGAACCCAGGCAGAAATCTCTTAAGATGACGGCCTGTTTTCCTTGAGTCCAACTCTCCCAATGATGAAATACAAACTTCTCCTGACCTCGCTTAAGTTTTAACTCCTTAAACAAGTTTAAAATCTGATCCGATTCGATCGGTACAGATCTCCAGTATCGACCCTTGGTCGGGCCAAATCCAGATTTACTTGTCCAATTGCGGTGAACATAAAGAAGTCGATTCTCAAAATCGATTTGATCCCACTCAAGCGCATAAAGCTCTCCAGAACGCATTCCCGTAAACAGTGCCACGGCCCAAATTGGGTACCAGGGGTGGTCAACGGTTTGCGCATACGAAAGAAGAGTTCTAATCTGCTCGAGATTTAAAATCTCGGGCATCTTGTCCTCTTCTTTAGTCAAAGATTGAAAGCCATCCGTCGGGGAGTAATTCACGCCTTTAATTCGGCCTGAGAGGATCCCCCATTTGTAGATGGCATCAATTGCTGTTCGTAATCGCTTACGCCGTCCGATGGAAGTTTCTCTTTCCGTGCGATCTAAAACCAACCATGCGCGTGCGCGGTCAATCTCAGTCACTGTAAGTTTCATCCAATCGCTTGTGCGATCTCGAATGATGCTGATGTAGTCCTCCACCGT from Bdellovibrionales bacterium harbors:
- a CDS encoding site-specific integrase; translated protein: MSVTSYFDEKTNQTLFRVRCSKTSSQVKGVRVDRRIDGILTEREAHKVHAKLIVQVERALLEAESKGSLWSTLVDEWELAAKSNDIFIREITIGTVEDYISIIRDRTSDWMKLTVTEIDRARAWLVLDRTERETSIGRRKRLRTAIDAIYKWGILSGRIKGVNYSPTDGFQSLTKEEDKMPEILNLEQIRTLLSYAQTVDHPWYPIWAVALFTGMRSGELYALEWDQIDFENRLLYVHRNWTSKSGFGPTKGRYWRSVPIESDQILNLFKELKLKRGQEKFVFHHWESWTQGKQAVILRDFCLGSGIPSVRFHTLRACFATQLIRDKVAPAVVMKICGWKDLKTMQRYIRLSGIEVQGATEGLKLLPEKEAMGRIVKLFER